One Abyssisolibacter fermentans DNA window includes the following coding sequences:
- a CDS encoding DUF881 domain-containing protein: MKRNNYYKIILFFAGLLIGSFLITQYRHDGFKYYFVSLNAVQEIQDSIISTNDEIANLRNLISEKQKELLRVQDAVNDGNVVKILKEEIGNVKNVAGMTNLRGSGIMIRISDGTRHDKDEDISNYVVHDSDILNIINDLKAAGAEAISIKGQRVLSTSEIHCGGPVIWINKRSVSNPFVINVIGNPKQLYAAINAPGTNGDLLKKYINIDTKISDNIFIPRFYEDIDFIYAKPIKEGDD; encoded by the coding sequence ATGAAAAGGAATAATTATTATAAGATTATTTTATTTTTTGCTGGGTTGTTGATAGGTTCGTTTTTAATAACTCAGTATAGACATGATGGTTTTAAATATTACTTTGTTTCGTTGAATGCAGTACAAGAAATTCAAGATAGTATAATTAGTACAAATGATGAAATTGCTAACTTAAGAAATCTCATATCTGAAAAACAAAAAGAACTTTTAAGGGTTCAAGATGCTGTTAATGATGGTAATGTTGTTAAAATTTTAAAAGAAGAAATAGGAAATGTTAAAAATGTAGCAGGAATGACAAATTTGAGGGGTTCAGGAATAATGATAAGAATATCTGATGGTACTAGGCATGATAAAGATGAAGATATAAGTAATTATGTAGTACATGATTCAGATATATTAAATATTATTAATGACTTAAAGGCAGCTGGAGCAGAAGCTATAAGTATTAAAGGGCAAAGGGTTTTATCAACTTCTGAAATACACTGTGGTGGTCCTGTTATATGGATAAACAAAAGGTCTGTTTCAAATCCTTTTGTTATAAATGTGATTGGAAATCCTAAACAATTATACGCAGCTATAAATGCACCTGGTACGAATGGTGATTTACTAAAAAAATATATTAATATAGATACAAAAATAAGTGACAATATATTTATACCTAGGTTTTATGAAGATATTGACTTTATATATGCAAAACCTATAAAAGAAGGTGATGATTAA
- a CDS encoding DUF881 domain-containing protein: MNNAKNKLALGIVCVFLGLIMSLQFKTVNRVVGKGQLISNRAKEYTIEYQKLQTDKEELTKQLDDLNEKIKKYEDSASKENVYVEELTKEKQKYKMIAGYENVEGPGIELIIDDPDIEVLIGDNTSYFVYNYDTIMTIISFLNTAEAEAISINGLRYTNYTEILPVGNHLNINGVSIGAPIEIKAIGPPDKLESALVFKGGIIDQLKRNELKVDLKQSDLITIQGYKKIMNFRYAKPVNGN, encoded by the coding sequence ATGAACAATGCAAAAAATAAGCTTGCGCTTGGTATAGTGTGTGTTTTTTTAGGCTTAATAATGTCTTTGCAATTTAAAACAGTCAATAGAGTTGTTGGAAAAGGACAATTGATAAGTAATAGAGCTAAAGAGTATACTATAGAATATCAAAAGCTGCAGACTGATAAAGAAGAACTTACTAAACAATTAGATGATCTCAATGAAAAAATAAAAAAATATGAAGATAGTGCCTCAAAAGAAAATGTATATGTTGAAGAATTAACCAAAGAAAAACAAAAATACAAAATGATAGCAGGATATGAGAATGTTGAAGGACCAGGAATTGAACTTATTATAGATGACCCTGATATAGAAGTCCTAATTGGTGATAATACAAGCTATTTTGTCTATAATTATGATACAATAATGACTATAATAAGTTTTTTAAATACTGCGGAAGCAGAGGCGATTTCAATAAACGGATTAAGATATACAAATTATACTGAAATTTTACCAGTAGGTAATCACCTAAATATTAATGGAGTATCGATTGGGGCTCCTATAGAAATAAAAGCTATAGGACCACCTGATAAATTGGAATCGGCACTTGTTTTTAAAGGAGGTATAATTGATCAACTAAAGAGAAACGAATTAAAAGTAGATTTAAAACAAAGTGATTTAATAACTATTCAGGGATATAAAAAAATAATGAATTTCAGGTATGCTAAACCTGTTAATGGCAATTAA
- a CDS encoding cell division protein FtsQ/DivIB, which produces MASKAVNKKIRKRKRRFMFLVFLVLVATCVYFIFRTSIFNINEVIVKGNEQIETEKVILASGIEKGINIFKLNKSAVIENIKMHPYVKEVRVFRKLPDKIVIDIVERKEAFIVKAMNTFVYVDEEGIILNVLSEKNNLDISELNGFSINNIIIGNNLKLEDEISTSEILNFIDRCSKASILNQISIIKKDKEDELVITLKNGINIEFGNLKEIEHKLAFIKSILEDLKLKGINKGKICFNKGKNPVFVPVGN; this is translated from the coding sequence ATGGCATCTAAGGCGGTAAATAAAAAAATTAGAAAAAGAAAAAGAAGATTTATGTTTTTAGTTTTCTTGGTTCTAGTAGCAACTTGTGTCTATTTCATATTTAGGACAAGTATATTTAATATTAATGAGGTAATAGTAAAAGGTAATGAGCAAATTGAAACAGAAAAAGTTATACTTGCCTCAGGTATAGAAAAGGGTATTAATATATTTAAGCTTAATAAGAGTGCAGTTATAGAGAATATTAAGATGCATCCATATGTAAAAGAGGTACGTGTCTTTAGAAAATTACCTGATAAGATTGTAATAGATATTGTTGAAAGAAAAGAAGCTTTTATTGTTAAGGCTATGAATACTTTTGTATATGTAGATGAAGAAGGAATTATTTTAAACGTATTATCTGAAAAAAACAATCTAGATATTTCAGAATTAAATGGCTTTAGTATTAACAATATTATAATTGGAAATAATCTTAAATTAGAAGATGAAATTTCCACAAGCGAGATTTTAAATTTTATTGATAGATGTAGTAAAGCTTCAATACTAAATCAAATAAGTATAATAAAAAAAGATAAGGAAGATGAATTAGTTATTACATTAAAAAATGGAATAAATATTGAATTTGGAAATCTTAAAGAAATTGAACATAAATTAGCTTTCATAAAGAGTATATTAGAGGATTTAAAATTGAAGGGTATAAATAAAGGGAAAATATGTTTTAATAAAGGTAAAAATCCTGTTTTTGTACCAGTGGGTAATTAG